Proteins co-encoded in one Rattus rattus isolate New Zealand chromosome 5, Rrattus_CSIRO_v1, whole genome shotgun sequence genomic window:
- the Hspa12b gene encoding heat shock 70 kDa protein 12B encodes MLTVPEMGLQGLYISSSPERSPVPSPPGSPRTQESCGIAPLTPSQSPKPEVRAPQRASFSVVVAIDFGTTSSGYAFSFATDPEAIHMMRKWEGGDPGVAHQKTPTCLLLTPEGIFHSFGYTARDYYHDLDPEEARDWLYFEKFKMKIHSATDLTLKTQLEAVNGKKMLALEVFAHALRFFKEHALQELREQSECMLEKDAVRWVLTVPAIWKQPAKQFMREAAYLAGLVSREDAEKLLIALEPEAASVYCRKLRLHQLMDLSSRTAGGGRLGERRSIDSSFRHAREQLRRSRHSRTFLVESGVGELWAEMQEGDRYMVADCGGGTVDLTVHQLEQPHGTLKELYKASGGPYGAVGVDLAFEQLLCRIFGEDFIAKFKRQRPAAWVDLTIAFEARKRTAGPHRAGALNISLPFSFIDFYRKQRGHNVETALRRSSVNFVKWSSQGMLRMSCEAMNELFQPTVSGIIQHIEMLLAKPEVQGVKLLFLVGGFAESAVLQHAVQEALGNRGLRVVVPHDVSLTILKGAVLFGQAPGVVRVRRSPLTYGVGVLNRFVPGHHPPEKLLVRDGRRWCTDVFERFVAAEQSVALGEEVRRSYCPARPGQRRVLINLYCCAAEDARFITDPGVRKCGALSLELEPEGSPENTGTSPSRREIRAAMQFGDTEIKVTAVDVSTNRSVRAAIDFLSN; translated from the exons ATGTTGACTGTCCCAGAAATGGGCCTGCAAGGGCTGTATATCA GCTCCAGTCCAGAAAGGTCCCCGGTGCCCAGCCCTCCCGGCTCCCCAAGGACCCAGGAAAGCTGTGGCATTGCTCCCCTCACGCCTTCACAGTCTCCA aagccagaggtccgAGCTCCACAGCGGGCTTCCTTCTCTGTGGTTGTGGCCATCGACTTTGGGACCACATCCAGTGGCTATGCCTTCAGTTTTGCTACTGACCCTGAGGCCATCCACATGATGAG GAAATGGGAAGGAGGGGACCCAGGCGTGGCCCACCAGAAGACCCCCACTTGCCTGCTGCTGACCCCAGAAGGCATCTTCCACAGTTTTGGCTACACTGCCCGTGACTACTACCACGACCTAGACCCTGAGGAGGCTCGGGACTGGCTCTACTTTGAGAAGTTTAAGATGAAGATCCACAGTGCCACT GATCTTACCTTGAAGACCCAGCTAGAGGCAGTAAACGGAAAGAAGATGCTGGCCCTGGAGGTGTTTGCCCATGCCCTCCGCTTCTTCAAGGAACATGCCCTTCAG GAGCTGAGGGAGCAGAGCGAGTGCATGCTTGAGAAGGATGCCGTGCGCTGGGTGCTGACAGTGCCTGCCATCTGGAAACAGCCAGCTAAACAGTTCATGAGAGAGGCTGCCTACCTG gctggcctggtgtCTCGAGAGGATGCAGAAAAACTACTCATTGCCCTGGAGCCTGAGGCTGCCTCGGTCTACTGTCGGAAACTTCGTCTGCACCAGCTCATGGACCTGAGTAGCCGGACTGCAGGTGGTGGGCGCCTGGGTGAGCGGCGGTCCATTGACTCCAGCTTCCGACATG CCCGAGAGCAGCTGCGGAGGTCTCGCCACAGCCGAACATTCCTGGTGGAGTCGGGTGTGGGAGAACTGTGGGCAGAGATGCAAGAAG GAGACCGCTACATGGTGGCAGACTGTGGGGGTGGCACTGTGGACCTGACGGTACACCAACTGGAGCAGCCTCATGGAACCCTCAAGGAGCTGTACAAGGCTTCTG GCGGCCCTTATGGTGCAGTAGGGGTGGACCTGGCCTTTGAGCAGCTGCTCTGCCGCATATTTGGGGAGGACTTCATCGCCAAGTTCAAAAGGCAACGGCCAGCTGCTTGGGTGGATCTAACCATTGCCTTCGAGGCCCGCAAACGCACCGCAGGCCCGCACCGTGCGGGGGCGCTCAACATTTCgcttcccttctctttcattGACTTCTACCGCAAGCAACGAGGCCACAATGTGGAGACGGCCCTGCGCAGGAGCAG TGTGAACTTCGTGAAGTGGTCCTCGCAGGGGATGCTCCGGATGTCCTGTGAAGCTATGAATGAACTGTTTCAGCCCACAGTCAGCGGGATCATCCAACACATAG AGATGCTGTTGGCTAAGCCTGAGGTGCAGGGTGTGAAGCTGCTATTCCTGGTGGGCGGCTTTGCGGAGTCGGCGGTGCTGCAGCACGCGGTGCAGGAAGCTCTAGGCAATCGTGGCCTGCGGGTGGTGGTCCCACACGATGTGAGCCTCACCATCCTCAAGGGAGCAGTGCTCTTCGGCCAGGCACCTGGTGTGGTGCGGGTGCGCCGCTCCCCGCTCACTTACGGTGTGGGCGTGCTCAATCGTTTTGTGCCtggccaccacccaccagagaaaTTGCTGGTTCGGGATGGGCGCCGCTGGTGCACTGATGTCTTTGAGCGCTTTGTCGCAGCAGAGCAGTCGGTGGCCCTAGGAGAGGAGGTGCGGCGCAGCTACTGTCCCGCGCGCCCTGGCCAGCGGCGTGTGCTCATCAATCTGTACTGCTGCGCTGCGGAGGACGCGCGCTTCATCACTGACCCTGGTGTACGCAAGTGTGGTGCGCTCAGCCTGGAGCTTGAGCCTGAAGGCAGCCCAGAAAACACGGGCACGTCCCCCAGCCGCCGTGAGATCCGTGCTGCCATGCAGTTTGGAGATACTGAGATTAAGGTCACTGCTGTGGATGTCAGCACCAATCGCTCCGTGCGGGCAGCCATCGACTTTCTTTCCAACTGA
- the C5H20orf27 gene encoding UPF0687 protein C20orf27 homolog — protein MAAANRGSKPRVRSIRFAAGHDAEGSQSHVHFDEKLHDSVVMVTQESDNSFLVKVGFLKILHRYEITFTLPPVRRLSKDIREAPVHSLHLKLLSVTPVPEGYSIKCEYSAHKEGVLKEEMLLACEGDIGTCVHVTVQARVMDRHHGTPMLLDGVKCVGAELEYDSEHSDWHGFD, from the exons ATGGCTGCAGCCAACAGAG gCAGTAAGCCCAGAGTCCGAAGTATCCGCTTTGCCGCAGGCCATGATGCAGAAGGCTCCCAGAGCCATGTCCACTTTGATGAAAAGCTGCATGACTCGGTGGTCATGGTTACTCAGGAGAGTGACAACAGCTTTCTAGTCAAG GTAGGCTTCCTGAAGATCCTGCACAGGTATGAGATTACTTTCACGCTGCCTCCAGTGCGCAGACTGAGCAAGGACATCCGTGAGGCCCCTGTCCACAGCTTGCACCTCAAGCTCCTCAGTGTCACGCCCGTCCCTGAAG GTTACAGCATCAAGTGTGAGTACTCAGCTCACAAAGAAGGTGTCCTCAAAGAGGAGATGCTCCTGGCCTGCGAGGGTGACATAGGCACCTGCGTGCATGTGACGGTGCAAGCACGGGTCATGG ACCGGCACCACGGTACACCCATGCTGCTGGATGGTGTCAAGTGTGTGGGCGCAGAGCTGGAGTATGACTCGGAACACAGCGACTGGCACGGCTTCGACTGA